Genomic DNA from Calditerrivibrio sp.:
TAAAACACAACTATCAAAAAAGTCTTTAGCCCCTATCAGATAAAAACCACCGTCAAAAGAAGGCCCGAACACCATCTGATTTGTTTCTAATATGTCATAAGCTTTTTTGATCTCAACACTTAAATCACCTACTAAGTCACTACCTATTATCACAACCTTATCATAACCATCGTGAAAAAGCTCCCTAAAGCAACAACCTATCCTATACCCCATATCACCCTGAGCCTGAATCCTCATAGCATAAACGCGTATATGTGTACGATTTAAAAGCTCTTCAAATCTGTGAATATCACTACTATTATCTATATATAGCATTAAATCAAAGCAAGAAAGTATTTTCTGTAGTTCATAAACACCTGTTAATACATTAACCAACAGCATTGAATAAACCTCTGCAGCAAAAATATCTGAGGTATCCTTTGCAAGTCTTGTTTTTACCCTTCCGGGAGTTGGATATTTGCAAAAAACCGCTAAAACTTTTTTCATCCCATATTAAAAATATAAGAAGGCCTGCTGTGTACCTGCCAACCAGCATCCTTTAATAATAGGGAGCAATTTGAAACCGAAAAACCCCTACTTTTTTCTGTTTTCTCCTCTGTATCCCTTGGGTTTGCACCACTTTCAGCCCAAATGATATTCGCACCAGCATAAATACCCAATGAATTCGGCTCATGGGTACAATTCCCAACAACCTCATGCTGAGTAGCAAGACGAGTTATGGCCACGATCTGGGCCATCTTTATTTCTGGGACCGTTGGATATATGCTCAACTGACCACCTGGGATGTTTATCCTCCTCATGGCACCGCTAAAAACAGGGTTTATCTCAGATGCAATTATAATCTTTTCAGCGATCTCTTCAAAACTGTGTTCTGAGCCGATCGGCTCTACACATGTCCCAACCAATAAACCAGCCTCTTTGAAATTATTTATCGTCTCTAAACGCTTATTTTTAGATATCTTATTATCTTTACCTTCCCCCATCCTAACAGCATGATAGACACCTGTAAAACCAGCCTGTTTCAATTTAAAAGCATTGCTAAGGTTTTGATCACCAATATTGGCAATGAGAATTGTTGTCGGTTTCAAATGTTTCCTTATCTCTGTAGAATATTCTATAAATTTACCAAAATCATAATTAGCCGTTGTCATCACATAAATGGCGGCACATTCCCTATTTCGTTCAAATTCGGAAGCATATTTTAAAGCCTCATCAATCGACAACTCTTTAGCTTCACTGAAGATACCATTGATAGGAGCAAACGAACAAAATTTACAATCAACAGGGCATGGAGCCAGATTTAGAGCAAATTGTCCATGAACTTCTGCAACATTTTTGGATATTTTTCTGGACAATATACCTCCAGCTGTAATAATTGCATAGCCCTCTTCAGATACAGGGTCTATCTTAAGCAGATATACGATCTCTTCATGTGTCAACCTCTCGTTGTTAAACGCTTTTTTTATAATATCTGATATCCTATCGTTCATTCTCATTCTCCAGCCATTTTTCATCATAAGCCATCTGTAAAAGTGTTCTTGCACAGAATGCGGTAATTTCAGCACAATGGCGATACTGTCCTATACCAAAAGCTATCTCTGCTCTTTTTTTGATTGTTTTACAGCAAGTTGTCTGAAATTTAGACTTAAATTTATCCATAAGTGTATTACCAATACCCATAACCTTTATTTTTGCCACCTTACCATTTAAAGGCACCCCGTTTTTTAAATTGTCCCTATTTGCCAAAAAACCTGAGATGATGATCATAGCTGATAAAGCTCCACAAATGCAACCAGTTTCACCAATACCTTCCCCTAAGATAGTCATAGAGAGTTTGAAGTCATCAGAAAATTTAAAACTTGTTACATCTTCAAAAGCCTTAATAATAGCCTCAGAACAATAGTAGCCACTCTCAAAATACTCTTTTACCAGTTCTTCAATTTTATTTAGGTTCTGAGAATTCATCATACTTCCAGTCACCCATACCACCTTTAAGGATAAATAACCTCTTTTCATCTATACCTTTTGACTTTATATAGTTATAGGCATTTTCTGCACCAGCTTTACCTTTTGGGCATATAATAATCACTGGTATATCGGTACTTTTAAGCCTATCTATAACCGAATCCAGTTTCTTCTTATCGACATCGCTCTTTACAGGGAAAGCATACGTTGGTACAGCGCCAACTATATGCTCCTCATCAAATTCTTTCTTAGGTTGAATATCCAACAAAAAGAGATTTTTTTTGCTTTTTAACCAGTTGTATAGTTCCTCGGGTTTAACATAATTATAATTTGAAAATATACCTCCATTTACTTGTATACAAAAAAGAACCACAAAACATGCCACCAAATTTTTTTTCATGAGTTACTCCCAACTAAATTCTTTTTTACCATTTATAATTCTCTTAATTCTATTTTTCAACTCTTTTCTATCTATTCCCTGAATACCCTCAATCCGTTCGTAATTATTCCTTAAAGGTTTAGATGGGAAAATCGTTATATTATCGCACACTATTAACGCCTCATCTATATCGTGGGTAATATAAATAAACGAAGAATTTATCCCTTTAATAAAGTGCTTAATTATAGACACCAAATTGATCTTTGTTAGATAATCAAGATTACCAAATGGTTCATCCATAATAATCAGATCGGGAACCACAGCTAAAGCCCTCGCTATTTCTACTCTCTTTTTCATACCTTTGCTTAGAAATTTTGTTTTCTTATAGGCATATTCCTTCAAACCCACCATCTCCAAACATTCTAACGATCTTACCTCATCCCTACAAACATATTGAACATTTTTAAGTGCAGATAGATTTTCTATCAATGAATCCGATTGTAAAACGACCCCCACCTTAACAAAATTTCTTATAACATCACCAGCATCAGGGGATATTTTTCCCAATATGATATTCAGTATTGTAGTTTTACCGCAACCACTTTCGCCCAAAATACCCTCAAACTTCCCCTTATGAAAAGCCAGGGTCAAACCATCTATAATATTGTTTTTTTTATCATAACTAAAAGAAATGTTATTTAAATGTGCTATATCCATTTTTTAAACCTGATAACAATTTTCTCCAGTATACTCTGGAAAAAAACACCAGTCAAAACTATCAATATAATATAGCCAATCACCTCATCCATATTAAAACTAACCTTTTTTTCCACCAATTTATACCCCAATCCATTCATGCCAGCAACAAACTCAGCCATCACCATAACCTTAAATGCAAGGGAAAAGGACATATTGAATATCGGTGGAAAGCTTTCTACCAAACTAGGCAAATAAAAATAAAAAACTCTCCTTATAAAAGGTACACGAAATATATCAGAGATCTCTATGACATGTTTATCTGCCTGTTTTAACACTGACATAAAAGCTAAACCCATTGTCGGCACCAAAGATACTATAATTGTCATCATAACTGTGGGTGTCCCTATCCCAATAAAAAGCATAAAAAAAGTAAGAAAGGCTATATTCGGCACTTTCAACATCGTGGAAAATACTACTAATAGACCTTCAGATATGTTTCCCCACTTTTCCGACAGAAGGGCCATCACAAGAGATAGGAATAATGATAAGATATAAGCTAAGATTAACCTATAAAAAGAATAGGCTATAGTCTTTACCAGTTCTATATTCAACATTTTAATGGTCGTATAAAAGGTTTTTAAAGGGGTAGGTATCAAATACTCAGGAGTAAAATAACTACACACCTGCCACAAAATTAAAAAAAATGCTAATAGAAATATCTTTATTTTCATTCATCGTATTCAAATTTAAGCCTACCACTTTTTAATGCTTCTTCAAGGGCTGCATACGGAAAATCTATATTAAAGTACTTCTTAAAATTAGCATTAAATATCTTTACAGTCTCATCTGGATTGCTGTTTATGAATTGAACAGATTTTTTAAGTGCTTCTTTCAATGCTTTGTTTGTGGTTTCATCTTTGCTAAGGTAAGCATTTATAGGGTACCTGTATGATTTATCATAAAGACTTAATACATCGTATACATAAAAAGCTTTATTCATCCCTTTAAGCTTCAAGACCACATTACTTATATGGGGCTCAGGTAGCAAAATAGCATTAAAGTCACCCTTTAAAAAAAGTTGTACAGCGATCTGTAGATCTGTGTAAGTTGGTTCGTTTTTGAGATTTAGTTTTTTAAAGAGTATATCAGGAGAGCCACCTCTAAAAGAAGCTACTATCTTTTTTGATTCAAGGTCGTTTTTATCCTTGATAGGCTCTACAGTAATTATGTGTATCGCTCTACTTATAGTGGAACCTGCGTATAAAAAACCTGTATCTTTAGCAATTCTCTGGGCAGCTTCATAATTTACTGCTATAGCATCAGCTTTAGAAGCCCTGAGGACTCCAATAAGTGCAGACACATCCCCCGTAACGGGCACAAACTCACCAGTAAGATAGCCCTTTTCCAGCATTACAAAAATAGGAATTATATTTGGATTAGCTAAAGATGCTATCTTCATAGAATAAGCTGATGGTAGAAAAGAGATAAAAAGAAAAAGAATCACAAAAATAACTATTTTTTTCATACAACCACCTAAGATAATCCTGGAATAACTTTTTTCATTATAGCCTTAATTTGCTCTTTTGTCAAACTCTTATCATTAACAAGAAGATCTATTACATTTAGCACACATTCGCAATCTATATTCATCTGTTTTGCTACCCAGATTTTTTCTGAGGATGTCTTAGTGGCTCCCTCTTCTTCTAACAACAGCTCTTCGTACAGTTTCTCCCCTGGCCTCAAACCTGTAAACACTATCTGGATATCTTTATAAGGCTCTAAATTGGATAATCTGATCATTTCTTCAGCCAATTTCAATATTTTCACTGGTTCACCCATATCAAGCAGGAATATCTCCCCACCTTTACCCATCCCACCTGCCTGCAAAACCAATTGGACAGCTTCTGGTATCGTCATAAAAAACCTTGTCACTTCTGGATGGGTCACTGTAACTGGACCTCCATTTCTTATCTGTTCCCTAAAAATGGGGATAACCGATCCATTACTACCAAGCACATTCCCAAATCTTACAGTAATAAATTGGGTTTTAGATGACTTTTGTAGTGTCTGTATGTAAAGTTCTGCTAACCTTTTTGTAGCTCCCATTATATTTGATGGATTTACTGCTTTATCTGTAGATATTAAGATAAACTTCTCTACGTCAAATCTATTTGCGAGATCTGCCACTACTTTTGTACCAAAGATATTGTTACTTATAGCTTCATCATAATTTTCTTCCATCATAGGAACATGCTTGTAGGCTGCAGCATGGATAACAATATCTGGTCTATGCTTATTGAAGATACCCTCCATCTTACTCACATTTCTGATATCTGCCACAATTGAACTGAGATTGTAATTCAAAGGATTGGCTTTTAGACTATTTTCAATATAAAAAAGTGGCGTTTCTGCACAGTCTAATATTATAAGATTCTTCGGTGAATATTTAGATACCTGCCTTGTTATTTCACTACCAATACTCCCACCAGCACCTGTAACCAGAATAGTCTTTTCTTTTATATATTCTTCTATCTCAGACAACTTAAGTCTGATTGGAGCTCTGCCCAAAAGATCCTCTATTTGCACTTCTCTAACCCGGCTTACCGAAAGCTTCCCCTCTAAGAGTTCTCCAAATCCTGGAATTATTTTATACCTTGCCTCCGACTCCCTACATTTTTCCAAGATCTTTTGCATCTGATCAGATGTAGCAGATGGGATCGCAATGATCACCTCATCTATCTCATCATCCTTAACGACTACCGGAATATCTTCTATCCTACCGATCACCTGGATACCCTGTATATACGTTTTCAGTTTTGTAGCATCATCATCCACAAACCCTACAACCTCTGCTTGTAATCTTTCATTTTCCCGTATTTCCCTTGCTATCATCTGTCCAGCACTACCAGCACCAACAATCAAAACCCTTTTCTTAGTTAGGTTCTTCCCTAAGAACTTTTCATAGCTTTCTTTGAAGATTCGGGGAGATATCCTGAGTAAAAAGATAAACATTGTAAAAAGAAAGAAGTCTATAATAAAAGCTGATCTGGGCATTTTATAAAATCGATAGACAACATAAAAATATAAAACTATAATAATTGTCGAAAAGATACTTGCCTTTATTATATTTATAGCATCATAGATTGAAACATATCTCCACCAACCCCTGAAAAAATTAAAATACCAAAACACAGCCATTTTGGTAAAGATTATAAAAGGTAGATGTTTGATGAGTTCTTTGTAAAAATCAGACGGAATGCTGAACTCAAATCTTAACAAATAGGATAAAAATATCGAACATCCCGTCAAAAAAGCAAAAACTACTACCGCTATTATTTTTTTTGTATTCATCAAACCTTAATCTACTTTCACCCTAAACGCCCTTGCATGGGGGAAATTGTTATAGATCTCTTCAAAAAGGTTTTTATCATAATTACCCAGCAGGTACATCTGATTAAAATTAGACCTAAACACCTTATCTGAGATTACGTATGATCCTATTATGTTGTTATTTAGCGCTATCAACTGAACATTTATATCCGACATATGAGGGTACTCCTTTAAATGGGCTACCTGACCATTCTTAGAAATAATAAACCTTTTTATAGGCACCTGTTTGTTGATCAGTCCAGTGTCAAGATCTAATATTGCATTTTGACATTGCAATATCTTACCATCAAATCTACTACAGTTTAACTCCTGATAACCCTCCGATTTTGTAACTTTTTTTTCAAAATCCCAGTTTCCAAAAAACGCAAGAGCCCCAAATTTTCCTACCATATCATACGTATAGAGAACAAATATGTTGCTATTTTTAGGTTTACCGGTATAATTCATCAGATCTTCTACAACAGCATTAGCCGATTTATTGTCATCCAGAATCTTGTTTATACCTTTAAACTTAAGATTATCGATGGCACTAATAATTGCATACATCTTTTTCTGATCAGTCTCCACAAAAGCTTTTGCAGAAAAGTAGCTCCTATCAGCACCGTGTGCCCCACCATCGTGATACACTGCAAACTCACCTATATCCATAAGGGCATACCCGAA
This window encodes:
- a CDS encoding radical SAM protein: MNDRISDIIKKAFNNERLTHEEIVYLLKIDPVSEEGYAIITAGGILSRKISKNVAEVHGQFALNLAPCPVDCKFCSFAPINGIFSEAKELSIDEALKYASEFERNRECAAIYVMTTANYDFGKFIEYSTEIRKHLKPTTILIANIGDQNLSNAFKLKQAGFTGVYHAVRMGEGKDNKISKNKRLETINNFKEAGLLVGTCVEPIGSEHSFEEIAEKIIIASEINPVFSGAMRRINIPGGQLSIYPTVPEIKMAQIVAITRLATQHEVVGNCTHEPNSLGIYAGANIIWAESGANPRDTEEKTEKSRGFSVSNCSLLLKDAGWQVHSRPSYIFNMG
- a CDS encoding ABC transporter permease subunit produces the protein MLNIELVKTIAYSFYRLILAYILSLFLSLVMALLSEKWGNISEGLLVVFSTMLKVPNIAFLTFFMLFIGIGTPTVMMTIIVSLVPTMGLAFMSVLKQADKHVIEISDIFRVPFIRRVFYFYLPSLVESFPPIFNMSFSLAFKVMVMAEFVAGMNGLGYKLVEKKVSFNMDEVIGYIILIVLTGVFFQSILEKIVIRFKKWI
- a CDS encoding C-GCAxxG-C-C family protein; translated protein: MTGSMMNSQNLNKIEELVKEYFESGYYCSEAIIKAFEDVTSFKFSDDFKLSMTILGEGIGETGCICGALSAMIIISGFLANRDNLKNGVPLNGKVAKIKVMGIGNTLMDKFKSKFQTTCCKTIKKRAEIAFGIGQYRHCAEITAFCARTLLQMAYDEKWLENENER
- a CDS encoding rhodanese-like domain-containing protein, which gives rise to MKKNLVACFVVLFCIQVNGGIFSNYNYVKPEELYNWLKSKKNLFLLDIQPKKEFDEEHIVGAVPTYAFPVKSDVDKKKLDSVIDRLKSTDIPVIIICPKGKAGAENAYNYIKSKGIDEKRLFILKGGMGDWKYDEFSEPK
- a CDS encoding ATP-binding cassette domain-containing protein, which produces MDIAHLNNISFSYDKKNNIIDGLTLAFHKGKFEGILGESGCGKTTILNIILGKISPDAGDVIRNFVKVGVVLQSDSLIENLSALKNVQYVCRDEVRSLECLEMVGLKEYAYKKTKFLSKGMKKRVEIARALAVVPDLIIMDEPFGNLDYLTKINLVSIIKHFIKGINSSFIYITHDIDEALIVCDNITIFPSKPLRNNYERIEGIQGIDRKELKNRIKRIINGKKEFSWE
- a CDS encoding polysaccharide biosynthesis protein; this translates as MNTKKIIAVVVFAFLTGCSIFLSYLLRFEFSIPSDFYKELIKHLPFIIFTKMAVFWYFNFFRGWWRYVSIYDAINIIKASIFSTIIIVLYFYVVYRFYKMPRSAFIIDFFLFTMFIFLLRISPRIFKESYEKFLGKNLTKKRVLIVGAGSAGQMIAREIRENERLQAEVVGFVDDDATKLKTYIQGIQVIGRIEDIPVVVKDDEIDEVIIAIPSATSDQMQKILEKCRESEARYKIIPGFGELLEGKLSVSRVREVQIEDLLGRAPIRLKLSEIEEYIKEKTILVTGAGGSIGSEITRQVSKYSPKNLIILDCAETPLFYIENSLKANPLNYNLSSIVADIRNVSKMEGIFNKHRPDIVIHAAAYKHVPMMEENYDEAISNNIFGTKVVADLANRFDVEKFILISTDKAVNPSNIMGATKRLAELYIQTLQKSSKTQFITVRFGNVLGSNGSVIPIFREQIRNGGPVTVTHPEVTRFFMTIPEAVQLVLQAGGMGKGGEIFLLDMGEPVKILKLAEEMIRLSNLEPYKDIQIVFTGLRPGEKLYEELLLEEEGATKTSSEKIWVAKQMNIDCECVLNVIDLLVNDKSLTKEQIKAIMKKVIPGLS
- a CDS encoding TIGR04282 family arsenosugar biosynthesis glycosyltransferase, with the translated sequence MKKVLAVFCKYPTPGRVKTRLAKDTSDIFAAEVYSMLLVNVLTGVYELQKILSCFDLMLYIDNSSDIHRFEELLNRTHIRVYAMRIQAQGDMGYRIGCCFRELFHDGYDKVVIIGSDLVGDLSVEIKKAYDILETNQMVFGPSFDGGFYLIGAKDFFDSCVLSGLRWSSSEVFKNLLGNVKDIGYKYGLLNPLLDIDTMEDLLRAKREGLFIYERDF